The stretch of DNA CCGGCGACGATGGCAAGCTGATTCCCGGCGTCAAAGGCATCTCGCTGTTTATCGTGCCGAAATACCTGGTCAACGATGACGGCAGCCTCGGCGAGCGCAACGACATCTCGCTGGCCGGTCTTAACCACAAGATGGGCAATCGCGGCACCACCAATTGCCTGCTCAACTTCGGCGAGAACGGCGGCGCCATCGGTTACCTGGTCGGCAAACCGCACCACGGCCTGGCGAATATGTTCCACATGATGAACGAGGCGCGCATCGGCGTCGGCCTCGGCGCGGCGGTGTTGGGCTATACCGGCTACCTGCACGCGCTTGACTATGCGCGCAACCGTCCGCAAGGCCGCCACCCGGCGCAGAAAGACGCCGCGCAGCCGCAACTGCCGATCATCCAGCACACCGACGTGCGGCGCATGCTGCTGGCGCAGAAGGCTTACGTGGAAGGCGGCCTCGGTCTGGTGCTGTACAGCGCCAGACTGGTCGACGAGCAGAACACGGCCGAAACGCCGGAAGCCCGCGAACATGCAGGCCGGCTGCTGGATTTCCTGACGCCGATCACCAAGTCGTGGCCATCGCAATGGTGCGTCGAGGCCAATAGCCTGGCGATTCAGGTCCACGGCGGCTACGGCTACACGCGAGAGTATAACGTCGAGCAGTTTTATCGCGATAACCGCCTGAACGCTATCCACGAAGGCACGCACGGCATCCATGGCCTGGATTTGCTGGGCCGCAAGGTGAGTCTGCAGGAAGGCGCGCTGTTCCGTGCCTTTGCCGCCGAGCTGCGCAAGACGGTGCGCAAGGTGCGTGGCAGCGTCGGTGCGCCGGATGCGGTCGGTCCGGGGCTGGCCACCATCAGCGTCGAACTGCTGGCGCACGCGGATGCACTGGAGCAGTCCTGGCAGGGCGTGGAAGAAGTCACGCAGAAGTTGTATGCTGTCGGCGATTTGAACAAGACGCTGGCCAACGCCAGCCTCTATCTGGAAGCGGTCGGGCATGTGGTGGTGGCGTGGATCTGGTTGCAGCAAGCGTTGCTGGCGGCGGCGTCGCTGGCCAGCGGCGATACAGATTTCTATCGCGGCAAGCTGCAGGCGTGCCAGTATTTCTTCCAGTGGGAGTTGCCCAAGGTGGGGCCGCAGCTGGCGCTGCTGGCCAGCATAGACACCACCACGCTCGATATGCAGGACGCCTGGTTCTAATCAGGAATAATCAAAAAAACCAACGAGGAGACACGATGCGTACTACCCAAGAATTGTTTTCACTGGCCGGCAAGACCGCGCTGATTACCGGTGGCTCCCGCGGCCTCGGCCTGCAAATGGCGCTGGCGCTGGGCGAGCAGGGCGCGAAGGTCGTCATCTCGGCGCGCAAGCAAGCCGAACTGGATGAAGCCGTCAGCTTTCTGACCCAGCGCGGCATCAGCGCCCACGCGGTGGCCGCCGACCTGGCGCAGGACGCCCAGGCCGAAGCGCTGGTCGACGCCGCCATCGGCCACCTCGGCCATATCGACATCCTGATCAACAACGCCGGCGCCAGCTGGGGTGCGCCGGCCGAAGACCACCCGGTCGAAGCCTGGGACAAGGTGATGGACCTGAACATCCGCAGCATCTTCGTGGTGTCGCAGCTGGTGGGCAAGCGCTCGATGATCCCGCGCCAGTCGGGCCGCATCATCAACATCGCCTCGATCGCCGGTTTGGCCGGC from Duganella dendranthematis encodes:
- a CDS encoding acyl-CoA dehydrogenase, with product MRSTILSRRDLSFMLYEWLDAEALTRRARFEDHNRETFDAALDTAERLATDLFANHNKKADSNEPHVVDGKVQIIPEVKTALEAFSLAGLMAAGQDYERGGMQLPVVVEKALAAYFTAANVSTSAYTFLTMSNANTLLKCATPAQIETYVNPMLAGRFFGTMCLSEPQAGSSLSDITTRAVPDGDHQYRITGNKMWISAGEHELADNIVHLVLAKIPGDDGKLIPGVKGISLFIVPKYLVNDDGSLGERNDISLAGLNHKMGNRGTTNCLLNFGENGGAIGYLVGKPHHGLANMFHMMNEARIGVGLGAAVLGYTGYLHALDYARNRPQGRHPAQKDAAQPQLPIIQHTDVRRMLLAQKAYVEGGLGLVLYSARLVDEQNTAETPEAREHAGRLLDFLTPITKSWPSQWCVEANSLAIQVHGGYGYTREYNVEQFYRDNRLNAIHEGTHGIHGLDLLGRKVSLQEGALFRAFAAELRKTVRKVRGSVGAPDAVGPGLATISVELLAHADALEQSWQGVEEVTQKLYAVGDLNKTLANASLYLEAVGHVVVAWIWLQQALLAAASLASGDTDFYRGKLQACQYFFQWELPKVGPQLALLASIDTTTLDMQDAWF
- a CDS encoding SDR family oxidoreductase, translated to MRTTQELFSLAGKTALITGGSRGLGLQMALALGEQGAKVVISARKQAELDEAVSFLTQRGISAHAVAADLAQDAQAEALVDAAIGHLGHIDILINNAGASWGAPAEDHPVEAWDKVMDLNIRSIFVVSQLVGKRSMIPRQSGRIINIASIAGLAGNPPGTMQTIAYNTSKGALVNFTRTLAGEWGRHGITVNALAPGFFPSKMTKGLLTAMGDQLIGHAPLNRLGDDEDLKGAAVLFASDAGKHITGQILAVDGGVSAV